The following proteins are co-located in the Bacillus pumilus genome:
- a CDS encoding YlqD family protein yields MQIIQHVTVMQVLTESSKDKLLTTFLEKKERLERECNQLYFQLKKHEKEPHQQEAIPQFQKAIDKRQEKIRQIDFQVEQLHILPLGSEMKETEVDALVEVKIGDKWDDKMQDNVIVVKDGTIVEIRQG; encoded by the coding sequence ATGCAGATCATTCAACATGTCACCGTGATGCAAGTATTAACTGAAAGCAGTAAGGACAAACTGTTAACGACTTTTTTGGAGAAAAAAGAAAGACTAGAACGTGAATGCAATCAGCTATATTTTCAACTAAAGAAGCATGAAAAAGAACCACATCAGCAAGAAGCCATCCCTCAATTTCAAAAAGCCATTGATAAAAGGCAAGAGAAAATCAGACAAATTGATTTTCAAGTAGAGCAGCTGCATATCTTGCCGCTTGGAAGTGAAATGAAAGAAACAGAAGTGGATGCGCTGGTTGAAGTGAAAATAGGTGATAAATGGGATGACAAAATGCAAGATAATGTCATTGTCGTCAAAGACGGCACCATTGTTGAAATACGTCAGGGGTGA